One window of Athalia rosae chromosome 2, iyAthRosa1.1, whole genome shotgun sequence genomic DNA carries:
- the LOC105689487 gene encoding peptidyl-prolyl cis-trans isomerase E-like encodes MKIDKFSKIKKRKSRERDRCLPEINPNKIDLSSVTAKIDNKAPRLNPESYLKSRQLLEDTDRLRAIDRENLQLVQRINLIHRLGGKVDCWFTPSDKSYKSKLIEMESDRTMITRENKKLLKSINSSRSSYPTSEYLKDWKRIESNMEHTAKCPLIWKSPNDKNAISGGSTFSKNLSHCYFDIELAESSEKLGRIVFELYLDIAPMTCANFEKLCRGTEGLSYKKTPFHRILPNYWCQGGDVTKFNGAGGKSIYGDKFENENFTLSHIGPGVLSMCCSNRSEDNKCDSKFNITFNSLPTMDGRRVVFGRVIRGLCNLYKIEELGCRSGKPIKKVIISKCGVLLQGTTKKDY; translated from the exons ATGaagatcgacaaattttcgaaaatcaaaaagaggAAATCGAGAGAACGTGACCGATGTTTGCCAGAAATCAATCCTAATAAG atCGATCTGTCATCCGTCACCGCTAAGATTGACAATAAAGCACCAAGATTGAATCCTGAGAGTTATTTAAAATCTCGACAACTATTGGAAGACACAGATCGTTTGAGAGCAATAGATAGAGAAAATTTACAGCTTGTACAACGTATAAATCTGATTCACCGCTTAGGT ggCAAAGTTGACTGTTGGTTCACTCCATCTGATAAATCATACaaatcaaaattgattgaaatggAATCGGATAGAACAATGATCActagagagaataaaaaattattgaaatcaaTCAATTCTAGTAGATCTTCATACCCAACATCGGAATATTTGAAAGATTGGAAACGCATCGAATCAAATATGGAACATACTGCAaa GTGCCCATTAATTTGGAAGAGTCCTAACGATAAGAATGCAATAAGCGGTGGATCGAcattctcaaaaaatctttcacaTTGTTACTTCGACATAGAATTAGCAGAATCTTCGGAAAAATTAGGTCGCATAGTATTTGAACTATACCTTGATATAGCACCTATGACTTgtgcaaattttgaaaagttgtGCCGCGGTACAGAAGGACTGTCTTACAA GAAAACACCGTTTCATCGGATATTACCAAATTACTGGTGCCAAGGGGGCGATGTGACGAAATTTAATGGTGCCGGTGGCAAATCGATTTACggtgataaatttgaaaatgaaaatttcactcttAGTCACATCGGTCCGGGTGTTTTATCGATGTGTTGCAGCAATAGATCGGAGGATAATAAAtgcgattcgaaattcaatatCACGTTTAATTCGCTACCAACGATGGACGGAAGAAGGGTAGTTTTCGGAAGAGTAATCAGGGGGTTGTGCAACCTCTATAAG ATTGAGGAATTGGGATGCCGATCGGGTAAGCCGATAAAAAAGGTGATCATATCCAAATGTGGAGTACTGTTACAGGGCACGACGAAGAAAGATTATTAA
- the LOC105689486 gene encoding malonyl-CoA decarboxylase, mitochondrial-like, with amino-acid sequence MTRMFCAVSVLARLIPIKRISNNSWRSFRVVLDPTAKGNIPNYIMSAKIGTSNNLTIVNQLEQLFKLRELPNTSNWIIEAKVQALCNTYKGLSQDEKKTFLRTLATGYAVDHKVVHQMAMRLVQDEKQDQRQIISTERILSNSLTPLYQWLFLLTGRLKNGVKFLVDLRTDVLELMLELKDPDETIVAQQLNITLRNLLLQWFSVGFFDLERVTWQSSCEMLEKISEYEMIHPIKNWTDLKRRVGPYRRCYVFTHKAMPGEPVVVLHTALCNTISSTVKEIVKSEPETPAEESKNVSFGQEDKSKIRAAVFYSVASTQKGLQGIELGNYLIKNVAAKVLEEFPQIDQLSSLSPIPNYRTWLLERIKHDASEMITSKERDAIENLLPNTDIYSAMKKILSNSLWMNDKEIVETLKTPLLRACARYLYKEKRRNYALNNVANFHLRNGAVMWRINWLADPSPRGAANSCGIMVNYRYYLHETETNSRNYLERYVIKASEDVVHLAAESEKLFQKSRL; translated from the exons ATGACAAGAATGTTTTGTGCAGTATCCGTTTTGGCAAGGTTGATACcaataaaaagaatttcaaataatagtTGGCGTAGTTTTAGAGTAGTTTTAGATCCCACAGCAAAAGGCAACATTCCAAATTACATCATGTCAGCTAAGATTGGCACCAGTAATAATCTCACAATCGTCAATCAGCTGGAACAACTATTTAAGCTCAGGGAGCTACCCAATACTAGCAATTGGATTATTGAG GCTAAGGTTCAAGCTCTGTGTAACACCTATAAGGGTTTATCtcaggatgagaaaaaaacattccttCGAACTCTGGCCACCGGGTATGCGGTTGATCACAAAGTTGTGCATCAAATGGCAATGAGACTCGTTCAAGATGAA AAGCAAGATCAAAGGCAAATTATAAGCACTGAACGTATACTGAGCAATTCCTTGACACCTCTTTACCAGTGGCTCTTTTTGCTCACTGGAAGACTCAAAAATGGAGTAAAGTTTCTTGTAGACCTTAGGACAGATGTTTTG GAGTTGATGTTGGAACTAAAAGACCCGGATGAAACTATTGTAGCACAGCAACTCaacatcactcttcggaatcTACTATTGCAATGGTTCTCTGTCGGATTTTTCGATCTTGAACGTGTCACCTGGCAGAGCTCCTGTGAAATGTTGGAAAAG ATTTCCGAATACGAGATGATTCACCCGATCAAAAATTGGACAGATTTAAAACGGAGAGTTGGGCCCTATAGAAGATGCTATGTCTTTACACACAAAGCGATGCCTGGGGAACCTGTGGTAGTTTTACACACCGCTTTGTGCAATACAATATCAA GTACTGTAAAAGAGATTGTCAAATCGGAACCTGAAACTCCTGCTGAGGAATCGAAGAATGTATCATTCGGTCAGGAGGATAAGTCAAAAATCAGGGCAGCAGTATTTTACTCCGTAGCATCTACCCAAAAGGGTTTACAG GGCATCGAATTGGGGAATTATTTAATCAAGAACGTAGCTGCCAAAGTTTTGGAGGAATTCCCTCAAATTGATCAgctctccagcctttcaccgatCCCCAATTATAGGACCTGGCTGTTAGAGAGGATAAAACATG ATGCGAGTGAAATGATCACAAGCAAAGAACGTGACGCCATAGAAAACCTTCTACCAAACACAGACATTTActcagcgatgaaaaaaattttaagtaaCTCACTGTGGATGAATGACAAAGAGATAGTCGAGACACTAAAAACTCCATTACTACGTGCCTGTGCTCGATACTTGtacaaagaaaaacgaagaaattacGCACTGAACAACGTTG CTAATTTTCACTTACGAAATGGAGCAGTCATGTGGAGAATAAATTGGCTTGCCGATCCATCTCCACGAGGGGCTGCTAATAGTTGTGGAATTATGGTGAACTATAG GTATTACCTACATGAAACCGAAACGAACAGTAGAAATTACCTTGAGCGGTACGTAATCAAAGCTTCCGAAGACGTGGTCCATCTGGCAGCcgaatcggaaaaattattccaaaagTCGCGGTTGTGA
- the LOC105689488 gene encoding nascent polypeptide-associated complex subunit alpha isoform X2 yields the protein MPELTELDKAASSEPIKVEAAAAAAGSGTDSDSDDTIPELEDAGSAGAGGFPGSTVTGLPIDMVSKAKQSRGEKKARKLMSKLGLKPVQGVNRVTIRKSKNILFVINKPDVYKNPASDTYIVFGEAKIEDLSQQAQVAAAEKFKAPEVIPATEAGGRTTVVVPIQEESEEEEVDETGVEEKDVDLVVSQANVSRGKAIKALKNNQNDIVNAIMELTM from the exons ATGCCGGAATTGACTGAGCTTGACAAGGCCGCATCCTCTGAGCCCATCAAAGTTgaggcagcagcagctgcgGCAGGCTCTGGAACTGACTCAGATTCCGATGATACGATCCCAGAGCTCGAAGATGCCGGATCTGCTGGTGCAGGAGGTTTTCCCGGTAGTACCGTCACTGGGCTGCCTATCGACATGGTATCCAAGGCGAAGCAAAGTCGCGGAGAAAAGAAAGCCAGAAAACTCATGAGTAAGCTGGGGCTCAAACCT GTCCAGGGAGTGAACAGGGTAACGATccgaaaatcaaagaatattCTCTTTGTAATCAACAAACCTGATGTGTACAAAAATCCGGCTTCAGACACGTACATTGTTTTTGGCGAAGCTAAG ATTGAAGATCTCAGCCAACAGGCACAGGTTGCTGCTGCCGAGAAGTTCAAGGCACCAGAAGTTATTCCTGCTACAGAAGCCGGTGGTCGTACGACg GTGGTAGTGCCGATCCAAGAGGagtcggaggaggaggaagttGACGAGACGggggttgaagaaaaagacgTCGACCTTGTTGTGTCCCAAGCTAACGTTAGTCGAGGGAAGGCGATCAAAGCTctcaaaaataatcagaacGACATCGTTAATGCGATCATG GAATTGACAATGTGA
- the LOC105689488 gene encoding nascent polypeptide-associated complex subunit alpha isoform X1 produces MKRFTNMPELTELDKAASSEPIKVEAAAAAAGSGTDSDSDDTIPELEDAGSAGAGGFPGSTVTGLPIDMVSKAKQSRGEKKARKLMSKLGLKPVQGVNRVTIRKSKNILFVINKPDVYKNPASDTYIVFGEAKIEDLSQQAQVAAAEKFKAPEVIPATEAGGRTTVVVPIQEESEEEEVDETGVEEKDVDLVVSQANVSRGKAIKALKNNQNDIVNAIMELTM; encoded by the exons ATTCACAAATATGCCGGAATTGACTGAGCTTGACAAGGCCGCATCCTCTGAGCCCATCAAAGTTgaggcagcagcagctgcgGCAGGCTCTGGAACTGACTCAGATTCCGATGATACGATCCCAGAGCTCGAAGATGCCGGATCTGCTGGTGCAGGAGGTTTTCCCGGTAGTACCGTCACTGGGCTGCCTATCGACATGGTATCCAAGGCGAAGCAAAGTCGCGGAGAAAAGAAAGCCAGAAAACTCATGAGTAAGCTGGGGCTCAAACCT GTCCAGGGAGTGAACAGGGTAACGATccgaaaatcaaagaatattCTCTTTGTAATCAACAAACCTGATGTGTACAAAAATCCGGCTTCAGACACGTACATTGTTTTTGGCGAAGCTAAG ATTGAAGATCTCAGCCAACAGGCACAGGTTGCTGCTGCCGAGAAGTTCAAGGCACCAGAAGTTATTCCTGCTACAGAAGCCGGTGGTCGTACGACg GTGGTAGTGCCGATCCAAGAGGagtcggaggaggaggaagttGACGAGACGggggttgaagaaaaagacgTCGACCTTGTTGTGTCCCAAGCTAACGTTAGTCGAGGGAAGGCGATCAAAGCTctcaaaaataatcagaacGACATCGTTAATGCGATCATG GAATTGACAATGTGA